A single region of the Herpetosiphon gulosus genome encodes:
- a CDS encoding von Willebrand factor type A domain-containing protein, translating to MRLKRSSIVLIALIISACGGEASLPTINPQPQRPAPQTQPPINADQPAPQPEPTAAAEQPAPAPQPMATQAPLDAAGAPLPDVQQFPTQVPQPGAAYPNEQDQEIFDSMYFQNYGTNPFVRTETDSLSTFAMDIDSASYSLMRSSINQGLLPPADSVRVEEYLNAFDYEYPQPEDGDFAIYSEVAPSPFGGPNYELVQIGIQARTIEEADRKPAALTFVIDTSGSMAQGGRLEMVKNALIYLAGQLEPDDSLAIVAFNDGMRVVLNPTSGANQMDIITAINSLEPAGSTNAEAGLYKGFELAWQAFKPKGINRILLCSDGVANSGMTEPSQLLATFQQYLDAGVQLSTYGVGMGNYNDILLEQLADKGDGNYAYFDSADEAQRLFGEQLTGSLQTIGREAKIQVNFDPNVVKRYRLIGYENRAVADSDFRNDSVDGGEVGTGHSVTALYEIKRHPEAQGPIAQVNIRYVSMDTNAPVEESLNISTAQIHSSFDRASPRMHLATSVAEYAELLRHSRWNNGTDILDVLDLAEEAALDLPNNQSVVEFVNLLRRAEQMHQ from the coding sequence ATGCGACTAAAACGAAGCAGCATTGTGCTGATCGCCTTGATCATCAGCGCTTGTGGGGGAGAAGCGAGCCTACCAACGATCAATCCGCAACCACAACGGCCAGCACCGCAAACCCAGCCACCCATCAATGCTGATCAGCCAGCGCCTCAGCCAGAACCAACTGCCGCTGCTGAGCAGCCAGCACCAGCGCCTCAGCCAATGGCAACTCAAGCACCACTTGATGCCGCTGGAGCACCTTTGCCTGATGTACAGCAATTTCCAACGCAAGTGCCGCAACCAGGCGCTGCCTACCCAAACGAGCAAGATCAAGAAATCTTTGACTCGATGTATTTCCAAAATTATGGCACAAATCCATTCGTGCGCACCGAAACTGATTCATTGTCAACCTTTGCGATGGATATTGATAGTGCCTCGTACAGCCTAATGCGCAGCAGTATTAACCAAGGCCTCTTGCCACCAGCTGATTCAGTGCGGGTTGAAGAATATCTGAATGCCTTTGATTACGAGTATCCTCAGCCCGAAGATGGCGATTTTGCGATCTACAGCGAGGTAGCACCATCACCATTTGGTGGCCCCAACTACGAGTTGGTGCAAATTGGAATTCAGGCTCGCACGATCGAAGAAGCTGATCGCAAGCCTGCCGCCCTTACCTTTGTGATCGATACGTCTGGTTCGATGGCCCAAGGTGGTCGTTTGGAAATGGTCAAAAACGCCTTGATTTATTTGGCGGGGCAACTCGAACCCGACGATAGCTTGGCAATTGTGGCCTTTAACGATGGAATGCGAGTGGTATTAAACCCAACTTCGGGTGCAAATCAGATGGATATCATCACCGCAATCAACTCGCTTGAGCCAGCTGGCAGCACCAACGCCGAAGCTGGCCTATACAAAGGCTTTGAATTAGCTTGGCAAGCCTTTAAACCTAAAGGCATCAACCGAATTTTGCTCTGCTCGGATGGGGTAGCCAATAGCGGCATGACCGAACCAAGCCAACTACTGGCAACCTTCCAACAATATCTTGATGCAGGTGTGCAGCTTTCGACCTACGGCGTGGGCATGGGCAACTACAACGACATTTTGTTGGAGCAACTGGCCGACAAAGGCGATGGCAATTATGCCTATTTCGATTCAGCCGATGAAGCTCAACGTCTCTTTGGCGAGCAACTGACTGGCTCACTACAAACTATCGGGCGTGAGGCCAAAATCCAAGTTAATTTTGACCCAAATGTGGTTAAACGCTACCGCCTGATTGGCTATGAAAATCGCGCGGTCGCCGATAGTGACTTCCGCAACGACAGTGTTGATGGTGGCGAAGTTGGCACGGGCCATAGTGTGACAGCGCTGTATGAAATTAAGCGCCATCCTGAGGCCCAAGGCCCAATCGCCCAAGTTAATATTCGTTATGTCAGCATGGATACCAACGCGCCAGTTGAAGAAAGCTTGAATATTTCAACCGCGCAAATTCATAGCAGCTTTGATCGCGCCAGTCCGCGAATGCACTTGGCAACAAGTGTCGCCGAATACGCTGAACTATTACGCCATTCACGCTGGAATAATGGCACCGATATCCTTGATGTGCTTGATCTGGCTGAAGAAGCAGCGCTGGATTTGCCCAATAATCAAAGTGTGGTTGAATTTGTAAACCTGCTGCGGCGGGCTGAGCAGATGCACCAATAA
- a CDS encoding alpha/beta hydrolase: MQLSMVAAELQRYVRRIPPLPLGSTWGRRFVRWLGSRIPTKQFDGVTVDQRNDLNPPVRIYRPAVCRSNAALFWIHGGGMIIGQASQDDQWCATTAQRLGIVVVSVEYRLAPEHPFPAPLDDCLAGWQWLQQQATMLGLDPSRVVLSGESAGGGLAASLAQRLVDLGTIQPLAQLLFCPMLDDRTTINAELTSIDHFVWNNRKNLIGWQAYLAAKPGVGAMPAYAVPARRENLQGLPPTWIGVGDIDLFYQEDRLYAEHLQAAGVDVTFEVVGGGPHGFQNWAFDSAMAQAFIAKAHSWLQARLEC; this comes from the coding sequence ATGCAGCTTTCAATGGTTGCTGCTGAATTACAGCGCTATGTTCGCCGAATTCCACCCTTGCCGTTGGGCAGCACTTGGGGGCGGCGTTTTGTGCGTTGGTTGGGCAGTCGTATTCCTACCAAGCAGTTTGATGGAGTGACGGTTGATCAACGCAACGATTTAAATCCCCCAGTGCGCATCTATCGTCCAGCTGTTTGCCGCTCAAACGCTGCACTTTTTTGGATTCACGGCGGCGGCATGATTATTGGTCAGGCTTCGCAAGATGATCAATGGTGTGCCACGACGGCGCAACGATTAGGGATTGTGGTGGTTTCGGTGGAATATCGGCTCGCTCCCGAACACCCTTTCCCTGCGCCGCTCGATGATTGTTTGGCTGGTTGGCAGTGGCTTCAGCAACAGGCCACGATGCTAGGGCTTGACCCATCGCGGGTGGTGCTGAGTGGCGAAAGTGCTGGTGGTGGTTTGGCGGCAAGTTTGGCGCAACGCTTGGTTGATCTGGGTACGATCCAGCCGCTGGCCCAATTGCTGTTTTGCCCAATGCTTGATGACCGCACGACTATCAATGCTGAATTAACGTCAATTGACCATTTTGTCTGGAATAACCGCAAAAATCTGATCGGTTGGCAGGCCTATTTGGCCGCTAAACCTGGCGTTGGCGCGATGCCAGCATATGCAGTGCCTGCACGGCGCGAAAATTTGCAAGGCTTGCCGCCAACTTGGATTGGCGTTGGTGATATTGATTTGTTTTATCAAGAAGATCGTTTGTATGCTGAGCACTTGCAAGCAGCTGGAGTTGACGTAACGTTTGAGGTGGTAGGTGGCGGGCCACATGGCTTTCAGAATTGGGCCTTTGATAGCGCGATGGCTCAAGCGTTTATTGCCAAAGCTCATTCATGGCTCCAAGCTCGGCTTGAATGCTAG
- a CDS encoding PAS domain S-box protein: MPNSLRPAAPRIDQATITKLLHEFDWSSTPLGVIDTWPTAMRSIVDMLLAVPVAIATLWGQQGIMIYNASYATIAGSRHPELFGMPVTAAWPEAADFNQSILDQVFAGKSLTYQKRNFMLQRNGRNEQVWFDLSYSPIFDQNGEILGVMALVVEITAQVLAEQQRHRAEERFQLALDAGLLIGTWDWDIVADRCIVDPRFAEYFSLDPALASQGVSVEAMLEAIHPDDQATIGQLIQSAIHSGQSYRAEYRVLHRDGDYRWVEANGFCIFEQNQPQRFPGVLIDITERKRREDALEHSEARLRAIFDTLPVGLVFAETPTGRITDGNAHVEQILRHPVLPSPATEAYGEWIAYDEHNQLVPIEEYPLAIAVKTGQVSERDFHYQRGDGTRAWIKVIGGPVRDLDNTITGGLITIIDIDREKRAEKQLQALNNDLEGLVAQRTRERDRIWLVSQDLLGIADPAGNWLAINPAWQRTLGWDDSDILGRTSEWLEHHDDHERTRQEVAKLVNGIPTSYFENRFRGRDGEYHWLSWTAVLDNGYLYCVARDISNEKQRQAEIERMQTQLRQSQKMEAIGQLTGGIAHDFNNILTSILGGLDLLQRRINVGRFDTIERYINSAIKSAKRAAALTQRLLAFSRQQALDVQPININSLIQSLDDLLQRSLGEQIQVATNLSDDVWRVRTDANQLENALLNLAINARDAMPYGGILTISTSNIDVQQADQLQLDSHEYVLIEVIDTGTGMSNEVIERAFDPFFTTKPLGQGTGLGLSMIYGFIKQIGGHIHIESQLEYGTSVKLYLPRDQSGLEHGFAAESAQSRSIEGATILVVEDDEAVRMVLIDVLDELGYHTLEAEDASSALTFFEQPTPIDLVISDIGLPKTDGYDLALQLRQRYPTLPILLVSGYTDRVAVRSGELEAHMELLSKPFEITDLANKIHDLLQQSHE; the protein is encoded by the coding sequence ATGCCAAATTCGCTACGACCCGCCGCGCCACGCATCGATCAAGCCACCATAACCAAGCTGCTGCATGAGTTTGATTGGAGCTCAACGCCACTTGGGGTAATCGATACTTGGCCAACTGCCATGCGCAGTATCGTTGATATGCTGCTGGCAGTTCCGGTCGCGATCGCAACGCTGTGGGGACAGCAAGGCATTATGATCTACAACGCTAGCTATGCTACTATCGCAGGCTCACGCCACCCCGAACTTTTTGGAATGCCAGTCACCGCAGCTTGGCCTGAAGCTGCCGATTTCAATCAGTCGATCCTTGATCAGGTCTTTGCTGGAAAAAGTCTTACCTACCAAAAACGCAACTTTATGTTGCAACGCAATGGCCGCAACGAACAAGTTTGGTTTGATCTCAGCTATAGCCCGATTTTTGACCAAAACGGCGAAATTCTGGGGGTCATGGCGCTGGTGGTCGAAATAACTGCCCAAGTTTTGGCTGAACAACAACGTCATCGCGCCGAAGAGCGCTTTCAATTGGCCTTGGATGCTGGCTTGCTGATCGGCACATGGGATTGGGATATCGTGGCCGATCGTTGTATTGTTGATCCGCGTTTTGCTGAATATTTTTCGCTTGATCCGGCCCTTGCCAGCCAAGGCGTGAGCGTCGAAGCCATGCTTGAAGCGATTCATCCCGACGATCAAGCCACAATTGGCCAATTAATTCAATCGGCAATTCACAGTGGCCAATCATATCGAGCTGAATATCGCGTGCTCCATCGTGACGGCGATTATCGCTGGGTCGAGGCTAATGGCTTTTGCATTTTTGAGCAAAATCAGCCGCAACGCTTTCCTGGGGTATTAATTGATATTACCGAGCGCAAGCGCCGCGAGGATGCCTTGGAGCATAGCGAAGCTCGCTTGCGGGCAATTTTCGATACCTTGCCTGTTGGCTTGGTTTTCGCCGAAACCCCGACTGGGAGGATCACCGATGGCAATGCCCATGTCGAGCAGATTTTGCGCCATCCTGTGCTGCCATCACCTGCGACCGAGGCCTACGGCGAATGGATTGCATACGATGAACACAATCAACTTGTGCCAATTGAAGAATATCCACTGGCGATTGCCGTCAAAACTGGTCAAGTTTCCGAGCGCGATTTTCACTATCAGCGGGGCGATGGCACCCGCGCTTGGATCAAGGTTATCGGCGGCCCTGTGCGTGATCTTGATAACACAATCACAGGTGGCTTGATCACAATCATCGATATTGACCGCGAAAAACGCGCCGAAAAACAACTGCAAGCGCTCAACAACGATCTAGAAGGCTTGGTCGCCCAACGTACCCGTGAGCGCGACCGAATTTGGCTGGTCAGTCAAGATCTGTTGGGCATTGCCGACCCAGCAGGCAATTGGCTGGCGATCAATCCTGCTTGGCAACGCACACTTGGCTGGGATGATAGCGATATTCTTGGGCGCACTAGCGAATGGCTTGAGCACCATGACGACCATGAACGTACACGCCAAGAGGTTGCCAAGCTGGTCAATGGCATTCCTACCAGCTATTTTGAAAATCGTTTTCGCGGTCGCGATGGCGAGTATCATTGGCTTTCGTGGACGGCAGTGTTGGATAATGGCTACCTCTATTGCGTTGCCCGTGATATTAGCAACGAAAAACAGCGCCAAGCTGAAATCGAACGAATGCAAACCCAATTACGGCAATCACAAAAAATGGAGGCGATTGGCCAACTCACAGGCGGCATCGCCCACGATTTCAACAATATTTTGACCAGCATTTTGGGTGGGCTAGATTTACTACAACGCCGCATCAACGTAGGTCGTTTCGATACGATTGAGCGCTATATTAACAGTGCAATCAAATCGGCTAAACGTGCTGCCGCATTAACCCAACGTTTATTAGCATTTTCGCGCCAGCAAGCGCTCGATGTTCAACCAATCAACATCAACAGTCTGATTCAATCACTCGACGATTTGCTCCAACGCAGCCTTGGCGAGCAAATTCAGGTTGCAACCAACCTCAGCGATGACGTTTGGCGGGTACGCACCGATGCCAATCAGCTTGAAAACGCCCTGCTCAACCTAGCGATCAACGCCCGCGATGCGATGCCCTACGGCGGAATTCTGACGATTAGCACCAGCAACATCGACGTGCAACAAGCAGATCAGCTACAACTTGACTCGCATGAATATGTGTTGATTGAAGTCATTGATACGGGCACTGGCATGAGTAATGAGGTGATTGAACGTGCTTTCGATCCATTTTTCACCACCAAGCCTTTAGGTCAAGGCACAGGTTTGGGTTTATCGATGATCTATGGCTTTATCAAACAAATTGGCGGGCATATTCACATTGAGAGCCAGCTTGAATATGGCACCAGCGTCAAGCTCTATTTACCGCGTGACCAAAGTGGGCTTGAGCATGGTTTTGCCGCCGAATCGGCTCAATCTCGCAGCATCGAGGGAGCCACAATTTTGGTGGTTGAAGATGATGAAGCAGTGCGTATGGTGTTAATCGATGTGCTGGACGAGTTGGGTTACCACACGCTTGAGGCCGAGGATGCCAGCAGTGCCTTGACCTTCTTCGAGCAACCAACACCAATTGATTTAGTAATTAGCGATATTGGTTTACCCAAAACCGATGGCTACGATTTGGCCCTCCAGCTTCGCCAGCGCTACCCAACCCTGCCAATTTTGCTCGTCAGTGGCTACACAGATCGAGTGGCAGTGCGTAGCGGCGAACTAGAAGCACATATGGAATTGCTCAGCAAACCATTTGAAATTACCGATTTGGCCAATAAAATTCACGATTTGCTGCAACAAAGCCACGAGTAA
- a CDS encoding pentapeptide repeat-containing protein, translated as MTTQRDVLVLDVQNHPVQTPVSSAYRSNMQFARLRHHDFCDAQLADTQFNLADLVRAQLNSANLQRANFHRARLNRVAAVAADFRDANLNQAQCDGADFTNADLSGANLSQAQFCGAILVDASLFGVRSNQSAHPARQQLNFTGADLRGADLRDADLRNATLTDAQLQGARYNAGTLWPLGWNSADHGLIFDDHLLAREVAC; from the coding sequence ATGACAACCCAGCGCGATGTTTTGGTTTTGGACGTACAAAACCACCCTGTTCAAACGCCCGTTTCGTCGGCCTATCGCAGCAACATGCAATTTGCCCGCTTGCGTCACCACGATTTTTGTGATGCACAATTGGCAGATACTCAATTCAACTTGGCTGATTTAGTGCGTGCCCAATTAAATAGCGCTAATCTTCAACGCGCTAATTTTCATCGCGCTCGACTCAATCGAGTTGCTGCTGTCGCTGCAGATTTCCGTGATGCAAATCTGAATCAAGCTCAATGCGATGGTGCTGATTTTACCAATGCTGATCTCTCAGGGGCCAACCTGAGCCAAGCTCAATTTTGTGGCGCAATTTTGGTTGATGCTAGTTTGTTTGGCGTTCGCTCCAATCAATCGGCTCACCCTGCTCGCCAACAATTGAATTTCACTGGCGCTGATTTGCGCGGTGCTGATCTGCGTGATGCTGATCTGCGCAACGCTACCCTGACTGATGCTCAACTCCAAGGTGCTCGCTATAACGCTGGAACCTTGTGGCCATTGGGTTGGAATAGCGCTGACCATGGTTTGATTTTCGATGACCATCTGCTCGCTCGTGAGGTTGCTTGCTAG
- a CDS encoding AAA family ATPase has product MANAAIIVITGAPGSGKTTVAQHLAQRFNLSLHIPTDELRSWVVSGRVEPIPVLTPPAIEQLRLAREVVSTMAGLYQKHGYSVIVDDVLVSADLQAMFTQADQSALHKILLCPTFERVIERNYERYRQFDRQKWQPVIASLYQDLCRQNTPDQGWIVLDTSNLNVTQTVDAILDTIRSDER; this is encoded by the coding sequence ATGGCGAACGCCGCTATTATTGTGATCACAGGTGCGCCTGGCTCCGGAAAAACAACTGTTGCCCAGCATTTGGCGCAACGCTTTAACTTGAGTTTGCATATCCCGACCGATGAGCTACGTTCATGGGTGGTGTCAGGTCGGGTTGAGCCGATTCCGGTCTTGACTCCGCCTGCGATCGAGCAACTGCGGCTTGCCCGCGAAGTCGTCAGCACGATGGCAGGGTTGTATCAGAAACATGGATATAGCGTGATTGTTGATGATGTGCTTGTTTCGGCTGATCTCCAAGCGATGTTTACCCAAGCTGATCAGAGCGCATTGCATAAAATCTTGCTCTGTCCAACGTTTGAACGAGTGATTGAAAGAAACTATGAACGCTATCGCCAATTTGATCGGCAAAAATGGCAGCCTGTCATCGCGAGCCTGTATCAGGACTTATGCCGCCAAAATACGCCTGATCAGGGATGGATTGTGCTCGATACGAGTAACTTGAATGTCACTCAGACCGTCGATGCGATCCTTGATACAATCCGATCTGACGAACGCTAA
- a CDS encoding cellulose binding domain-containing protein, translating to MARIFNSRGLILVLLTAVVGSGLGQLNAKPTAAATSCEVVYNIANDWGSGFIGDVTLKNTGSAVSSWTLGWSFAGNQTISNLWGGVVAQSGANVSVSNAGWNGNIGTGGTVNFGFQAGYSGANAKPTVFTLNGVTCGGTVLPTTPPTNTPVPTTPPTNTPVPSATTRPTNTTVPTTPPTSTTGPTNVPTNTPVPSATTRPTNTTIPTTPPTSTTGPTNTPAPTTEPGIHVANPFVGAQGYINSEYAAQVNAEANATGGTLGSQMRQVASYPTSVWLDRIAAIAGSSDSMGLRAHL from the coding sequence ATGGCTCGGATCTTTAATTCCCGTGGATTAATTCTTGTTCTTTTGACCGCCGTGGTTGGCAGTGGCCTAGGCCAACTAAATGCCAAACCAACCGCCGCAGCGACAAGCTGCGAAGTCGTCTATAACATTGCTAACGATTGGGGTAGCGGTTTTATTGGCGATGTAACGCTTAAAAACACTGGTTCAGCTGTTTCAAGCTGGACGCTCGGCTGGTCGTTCGCAGGCAACCAAACCATTTCCAATCTTTGGGGTGGGGTTGTCGCGCAGAGCGGCGCGAATGTGAGCGTTAGCAACGCAGGCTGGAATGGCAACATCGGCACTGGCGGCACGGTAAACTTCGGTTTCCAAGCTGGCTATAGTGGGGCAAATGCCAAGCCAACCGTCTTTACCCTCAATGGTGTAACCTGTGGTGGTACCGTTCTTCCAACCACACCACCAACCAATACACCAGTTCCAACCACACCACCAACCAATACACCAGTTCCAAGCGCAACTACGCGCCCAACCAATACGACAGTTCCAACCACGCCACCAACTAGTACAACTGGCCCAACAAATGTTCCAACGAATACGCCAGTTCCAAGCGCAACCACGCGCCCAACCAATACGACGATTCCAACCACACCTCCAACCAGTACAACTGGCCCAACTAATACGCCAGCGCCAACCACTGAGCCTGGTATCCATGTTGCCAACCCATTTGTGGGGGCACAAGGCTACATCAACAGTGAATACGCTGCGCAGGTGAACGCCGAAGCTAATGCCACTGGTGGCACGCTTGGTTCACAAATGCGCCAAGTGGCCTCATACCCAACCTCCGTGTGGCTCGACCGAATTGCCGCAATCGCTGGCAGCAGCGACTCGATGGGCTTACGCGCTCACCTTGA
- a CDS encoding cellulose binding domain-containing protein has product MRMLKMAAAVVVLFAGVIQAMVAVPQSRAASSQPYNWSNVEIVGGGFVPGIIYNPTERDLVYARTDIGGAYRWNPTTNRWIPLTDWIGATDWNWTGIDSLATDPVDPNRVYLAAGTYTNDWTSANGAILRSTNKGNSWARTDLPFKLGGNMPGRSMGERLAIDPNKNSVLYLGTRGQGLWRSTDYGATWTQVTSFPAIGNYTDPYFNDRIGVVWVTFDPRTGSSGSASQTMYVGVADTTTSIYRSTDGGATWAALPGQPTAGYLPHHATLASNGMLYITYSDTPGPYDGSKGDVWKYNTATQTWTNISPIPSSSTDDYFGYGGLAVDAQNPNTLLVTSLNSWWPDALIYRSTDGGATWSGIWSWANYPERTFRYTQDISTAPWLDFGGNATAPEVAPKLGWMIGDIEIDPFNSDRMLYGTGATIYGTDNLTAWDTGGTVALDVRAHGLEETAVLELVSPPEGVHLVSALGDIAGFYHTDLTTAPPWSASLKFGSSTSIDFAGTRPNVMARTGYVGEGSTIKRVACSWDGGQNWSHAGSEPTGSVGGGKIAMAADASMIVWSGTTAPVSYSMGCGNSWSASVGIPAGAVVIADRVKSTTFYGIANGTLYRSTDAARNFTAVATGLPTKSAKIEAVLGIEGDVWLAGGQDGLFHSTDGGSTFSNIAGVQVANVVGFGKAAPGQSYQAIYITGAIDGVEGFFRSDDGGTTWLRINDDHHQYGSTNETITGDPRIYGRVYIGTNGRGIVYGDIAGSTPTNTPAPATATSTRVPTATSTSVPPTATSVPPTATSTRVPTATPLTSTAIPYTPTPTATRVPTATPITPTGLPYTPTSTPALGGCRINYAVNQWNTAFTGGVTITNLGAPISGGWNLTWNFANGQTVISSWNTVLTQTGSAVTAKHSADWNANIPTNGTQSFGFIASHNGTNAVPTNFVLNGVACSVAP; this is encoded by the coding sequence ATGCGAATGCTAAAGATGGCCGCAGCAGTAGTGGTGCTGTTTGCAGGCGTAATTCAGGCGATGGTGGCCGTGCCGCAATCGCGGGCGGCAAGTAGTCAGCCATACAATTGGTCGAATGTCGAGATTGTTGGCGGTGGTTTTGTCCCAGGCATTATTTACAATCCAACTGAACGCGATTTGGTCTATGCCCGCACCGATATTGGTGGTGCATACCGCTGGAACCCCACGACGAACCGCTGGATTCCCCTCACTGACTGGATTGGTGCAACCGATTGGAACTGGACTGGGATTGATAGCCTCGCGACCGACCCCGTTGACCCCAACCGCGTATATTTGGCCGCTGGTACCTATACCAACGACTGGACTTCGGCCAACGGCGCGATTCTACGCTCAACCAACAAAGGCAATTCGTGGGCACGCACCGACCTGCCATTTAAGCTTGGCGGCAATATGCCAGGCCGCTCGATGGGCGAACGTTTGGCGATTGACCCTAACAAAAATAGCGTACTTTACCTCGGCACACGTGGCCAAGGCCTCTGGCGCAGCACTGATTATGGTGCAACATGGACCCAAGTTACCAGTTTTCCGGCGATTGGCAACTATACCGATCCCTATTTCAATGACCGCATTGGGGTGGTGTGGGTAACTTTTGATCCTCGGACTGGTAGTAGTGGCAGCGCTTCGCAAACGATGTATGTTGGGGTTGCCGATACGACCACCAGTATTTATCGTAGCACCGATGGCGGGGCAACCTGGGCAGCATTACCCGGCCAACCAACTGCTGGCTATTTGCCGCATCATGCTACTTTGGCCTCAAACGGCATGCTCTACATCACCTACAGCGATACACCTGGCCCTTACGATGGGAGCAAAGGTGATGTTTGGAAATATAACACCGCGACCCAAACTTGGACGAATATCAGCCCAATTCCTTCGAGCAGCACCGACGATTATTTTGGCTATGGCGGCTTGGCGGTTGATGCGCAAAATCCCAATACATTGCTAGTAACCAGCCTCAATTCATGGTGGCCTGATGCCTTGATTTATCGCAGTACCGACGGTGGCGCGACATGGAGCGGCATCTGGTCATGGGCCAATTATCCCGAACGTACCTTCCGCTATACCCAAGATATTAGCACTGCGCCATGGCTCGATTTTGGTGGCAATGCGACTGCGCCCGAAGTTGCGCCCAAATTAGGCTGGATGATCGGTGATATTGAGATCGATCCATTCAATTCAGACCGTATGTTGTATGGCACTGGCGCAACGATTTATGGCACCGATAATTTGACCGCTTGGGATACCGGTGGCACAGTTGCGCTTGATGTGCGTGCCCATGGCCTTGAAGAGACCGCAGTTTTGGAATTGGTCAGCCCACCTGAAGGCGTGCACTTGGTGAGTGCCTTGGGTGATATTGCTGGTTTCTACCATACTGATCTCACCACCGCCCCACCATGGTCGGCTAGCCTCAAATTTGGCTCATCGACCAGCATCGATTTCGCTGGAACCCGACCCAACGTGATGGCTCGTACGGGCTATGTTGGCGAAGGCAGCACGATCAAACGGGTAGCTTGTTCGTGGGATGGCGGCCAAAATTGGTCGCATGCGGGCAGTGAACCAACTGGCTCAGTTGGCGGCGGCAAAATCGCCATGGCTGCTGATGCTTCGATGATTGTTTGGAGTGGGACGACTGCTCCGGTCAGCTACTCGATGGGCTGTGGTAATAGTTGGTCGGCGAGTGTCGGTATTCCTGCTGGGGCAGTCGTGATTGCTGATCGAGTAAAATCGACAACCTTCTATGGGATTGCCAATGGCACGCTCTATCGCAGCACTGATGCTGCCCGCAACTTTACGGCGGTTGCAACCGGTTTGCCCACCAAGAGTGCCAAAATCGAGGCCGTTTTAGGCATCGAAGGTGATGTGTGGCTGGCTGGTGGCCAAGATGGGTTGTTCCATTCAACCGATGGTGGCTCAACATTCAGCAACATTGCTGGAGTGCAGGTTGCTAATGTCGTTGGTTTTGGCAAGGCTGCACCCGGCCAGAGCTATCAAGCAATCTACATTACTGGGGCAATTGATGGTGTTGAAGGCTTCTTCCGCTCGGATGATGGCGGCACAACATGGCTGCGCATCAACGATGATCACCATCAATATGGCTCGACCAATGAAACCATTACGGGCGACCCACGGATTTATGGGCGGGTTTATATCGGTACGAATGGGCGTGGGATTGTTTATGGTGATATTGCTGGCTCAACCCCAACCAATACGCCAGCTCCTGCTACGGCAACTTCAACGCGTGTACCAACCGCGACTTCAACCAGTGTACCACCGACGGCAACGAGTGTTCCGCCAACCGCGACCTCAACTCGCGTGCCAACGGCTACTCCGCTGACTTCAACCGCGATTCCCTATACGCCAACGCCAACCGCGACCCGCGTGCCAACCGCAACCCCAATTACGCCAACCGGCTTGCCCTACACCCCAACTTCAACCCCAGCGCTTGGCGGTTGCCGCATTAACTATGCGGTTAATCAATGGAATACCGCTTTTACTGGTGGTGTAACGATTACCAATTTGGGAGCGCCGATTAGTGGTGGTTGGAACTTGACTTGGAATTTTGCCAATGGTCAAACTGTGATAAGTAGTTGGAATACAGTGCTGACTCAAACTGGTTCAGCTGTCACGGCCAAGCATAGCGCCGATTGGAATGCCAATATTCCAACCAATGGCACGCAAAGCTTTGGCTTTATTGCTAGTCATAATGGCACAAATGCTGTGCCAACTAACTTTGTTTTGAATGGCGTTGCTTGTAGCGTTGCGCCATAA